In the genome of Dunckerocampus dactyliophorus isolate RoL2022-P2 chromosome 6, RoL_Ddac_1.1, whole genome shotgun sequence, one region contains:
- the elmod2 gene encoding ELMO domain-containing protein 2 isoform X2 has translation MCCVYGRRSRSAPCGNNIVPRNTRALKLLYHNKLLRCALESSEDKLEQCVEHIMKEKKVKVQSNPLFKESLHTSLLQITGYKRLYASVEDTRKEVFSSNNQEHEAMLLKLWELLMPSVKLESRVTKQWGDIGFQGDDPKTDFRGMGMLGLINLLFFSQNYTDAARMVLSHANHPKLGYSYAIVGINLTEMAYSLLKSGALKAHFYNTVPGTPQLRHFLQFYCYLAFEFDKFWIAEEPESIMLFNQYREKFHDMVQTQLKDPDVSLTL, from the exons ATGTGCTGTGTCTACGGGAGGAGATCCCGTTCGGCTCCTTGTGGCAACAACATAGTTCCTAGGAACACTCGTGCACTCAAACTCCTCTACCacaataag CTTCTAAGATGTGCCCTGGAAAGCAGCGAGGACAAGTTAGAACAATGCGTGGAGCACATCATGAAGGAGAAGAAGGTCAAAGTGCAGAGTAATCCCCT GTTCAAGGAGAGTCTGCACACCTCTCTGCTGCAGATAACAGGATACAAACGCCTGTATGCGTCCGTGGAAGACACCAGGAAGGAAGTGTTCAGCTCGAACAACCAAGAGCACGAGGCCATGCTGCTCAAG CTTTGGGAGCTACTCATGCCGAGCGTCAAGCTGGAGTCCAGAGTAACCAAGCAGTGGGGAGACATAGGCTTCCAAGGGGATGACCCCAAGACCGACTTCAGAGGAATGGGCATGCTGGGCCTCATTAACCTCCT TTTCTTCAGTCAAAACTACACAGACGCAGCACGGATGGTGTTGTCTCACGCTAACCATCCTAAACTGGG GTACTCATATGCCATCGTTGGCATCAACCTGACGGAGATGGCCTACAGCCTCCTGAAGAGCGGCGCTCTCAAAGCTCATTTCTACAACACAGTGCCGGGCACGCCTCAGCTACGACATTTTCTTCAATTTTACT GCTACCTGGCGTTTGAGTTTGACAAATTCTGGATCGCAGAGGAACCCGAAAGCATCATGCTGTTCAATCAGTACAGAGAAAAATTCCATGACATGGTGCAGACCCAGCTAAAGGACCCTGATGTGTCTCTCACGCTCTAA
- the elmod2 gene encoding ELMO domain-containing protein 2 isoform X3: MLAYIWQYVYTYYLRYWLKWLIRQATGTCELQRICSGYKPGATRTTKTEYSLGLSKSKLLRCALESSEDKLEQCVEHIMKEKKVKVQSNPLFKESLHTSLLQITGYKRLYASVEDTRKEVFSSNNQEHEAMLLKLWELLMPSVKLESRVTKQWGDIGFQGDDPKTDFRGMGMLGLINLLFFSQNYTDAARMVLSHANHPKLGYSYAIVGINLTEMAYSLLKSGALKAHFYNTVPGTPQLRHFLQFY; the protein is encoded by the exons ATGCTGGCATATATCTGGCAATACGTTTACACATACTACCTCAGGTACTGGCTGAAGTGGCTCATTAGGCAGGCAACGGGCACGTGCGAGCTGCAGAGGATATGCTCGGGATACAAACCAGGAGCGAccagaacaacaaaaacag AATACTCCCTGGGGTTGTCAAAGAGCAAG CTTCTAAGATGTGCCCTGGAAAGCAGCGAGGACAAGTTAGAACAATGCGTGGAGCACATCATGAAGGAGAAGAAGGTCAAAGTGCAGAGTAATCCCCT GTTCAAGGAGAGTCTGCACACCTCTCTGCTGCAGATAACAGGATACAAACGCCTGTATGCGTCCGTGGAAGACACCAGGAAGGAAGTGTTCAGCTCGAACAACCAAGAGCACGAGGCCATGCTGCTCAAG CTTTGGGAGCTACTCATGCCGAGCGTCAAGCTGGAGTCCAGAGTAACCAAGCAGTGGGGAGACATAGGCTTCCAAGGGGATGACCCCAAGACCGACTTCAGAGGAATGGGCATGCTGGGCCTCATTAACCTCCT TTTCTTCAGTCAAAACTACACAGACGCAGCACGGATGGTGTTGTCTCACGCTAACCATCCTAAACTGGG GTACTCATATGCCATCGTTGGCATCAACCTGACGGAGATGGCCTACAGCCTCCTGAAGAGCGGCGCTCTCAAAGCTCATTTCTACAACACAGTGCCGGGCACGCCTCAGCTACGACATTTTCTTCAATTTTACT GA
- the elmod2 gene encoding ELMO domain-containing protein 2 isoform X1 has product MLAYIWQYVYTYYLRYWLKWLIRQATGTCELQRICSGYKPGATRTTKTEYSLGLSKSKLLRCALESSEDKLEQCVEHIMKEKKVKVQSNPLFKESLHTSLLQITGYKRLYASVEDTRKEVFSSNNQEHEAMLLKLWELLMPSVKLESRVTKQWGDIGFQGDDPKTDFRGMGMLGLINLLFFSQNYTDAARMVLSHANHPKLGYSYAIVGINLTEMAYSLLKSGALKAHFYNTVPGTPQLRHFLQFYCYLAFEFDKFWIAEEPESIMLFNQYREKFHDMVQTQLKDPDVSLTL; this is encoded by the exons ATGCTGGCATATATCTGGCAATACGTTTACACATACTACCTCAGGTACTGGCTGAAGTGGCTCATTAGGCAGGCAACGGGCACGTGCGAGCTGCAGAGGATATGCTCGGGATACAAACCAGGAGCGAccagaacaacaaaaacag AATACTCCCTGGGGTTGTCAAAGAGCAAG CTTCTAAGATGTGCCCTGGAAAGCAGCGAGGACAAGTTAGAACAATGCGTGGAGCACATCATGAAGGAGAAGAAGGTCAAAGTGCAGAGTAATCCCCT GTTCAAGGAGAGTCTGCACACCTCTCTGCTGCAGATAACAGGATACAAACGCCTGTATGCGTCCGTGGAAGACACCAGGAAGGAAGTGTTCAGCTCGAACAACCAAGAGCACGAGGCCATGCTGCTCAAG CTTTGGGAGCTACTCATGCCGAGCGTCAAGCTGGAGTCCAGAGTAACCAAGCAGTGGGGAGACATAGGCTTCCAAGGGGATGACCCCAAGACCGACTTCAGAGGAATGGGCATGCTGGGCCTCATTAACCTCCT TTTCTTCAGTCAAAACTACACAGACGCAGCACGGATGGTGTTGTCTCACGCTAACCATCCTAAACTGGG GTACTCATATGCCATCGTTGGCATCAACCTGACGGAGATGGCCTACAGCCTCCTGAAGAGCGGCGCTCTCAAAGCTCATTTCTACAACACAGTGCCGGGCACGCCTCAGCTACGACATTTTCTTCAATTTTACT GCTACCTGGCGTTTGAGTTTGACAAATTCTGGATCGCAGAGGAACCCGAAAGCATCATGCTGTTCAATCAGTACAGAGAAAAATTCCATGACATGGTGCAGACCCAGCTAAAGGACCCTGATGTGTCTCTCACGCTCTAA
- the ucp1 gene encoding mitochondrial brown fat uncoupling protein 1 — protein MVGLKPSDVPPPLGVKMASAGAAACIADIVTFPLDTAKVRLQIQGEKAVEAAKNIRYRGVFGTISTMIRTEGPRSLYNGLVAGLQRQVCFASVRIGLYDNVKDFYTGGAHNPGVLVRILAGCTTGAMAVSFAQPTDVVKVRFQAQMNLDGVARRYSGTMQAYKHIFHNEGLRGLWKGTLPNITRNALVNCTELVTYDLIKEAILRHKLMSDNLPCHFVSAFGAGFVTTVIASPVDVVKTRYMNSPPGQYRSAVNCAWTMLTKEGPTAFYKGFVPSFLRLGSWNIVMFVSFEQIKRGMMVTKKRFEAAN, from the exons ATGGTGGGTCTCAAACCCTCAGACGTCCCACCTCCTTTGGGTGTGAAGATGGCGAGCGCTGGAGCGGCGGCTTGCATTGCCGACATCGTCACGTTCCCGCTGGACACGGCCAAAGTCAGACTGCAG ATTCAAGGCGAGAAGGCAGTGGAGGCAGCCAAGAACATCCGCTACAGAGGCGTGTTTGGCACCATCAGCACCATGATCCGCACCGAGGGGCCCAGGTCGCTGTACAACGGCCTGGTGGCGGGTCTGCAGAGGCAAGTGTGCTTCGCATCCGTTCGGATCGGCCTCTACGACAACGTCAAGGACTTCTACACCGGAGGAGCCCACA ATCCAGGAGTGTTGGTGCGTATCCTGGCCGGCTGCACGACGGGCGCCATGGCAGTGTCGTTCGCTCAGCCCACAGACGTGGTGAAGGTGAGGTTCCAAGCTCAGATGAACCTGGACGGCGTGGCTCGGCGCTACAGCGGCACCATGCAGGCCTACAAACACATCTTCCACAACGAGGGCCTGCGCGGACTCTGGAAAG GAACGCTGCCCAACATCACGAGGAACGCACTGGTCAACTGCACAGAGCTGGTGACCTATGACCTCATCAAAGAGGCCATCCTGCGACACAAGCTCATGTCAG ACAATCTTCCGTGTCACTTCGTGTCCGCCTTCGGAGCCGGCTTTGTTACCACGGTGATCGCCTCCCCGGTGGACGTGGTGAAGACCAGGTACATGAACTCGCCGCCGGGTCAGTACAGGAGCGCTGTCAACTGCGCCTGGACCATGTTGACCAAAGAGGGGCCCACAGCTTTCTACAAGGG cTTTGTGCCATCCTTCCTGAGGCTGGGCTCGTGGAACATCGTGATGTTCGTCTCCTTTGAGCAAATAAAGCGAGGCATGATGGTCACCAAGAAGAGGTTTGAGGCTGCTAACTGA
- the tbc1d9 gene encoding TBC1 domain family member 9 encodes MWVSPEEVLLAGALWITERANPYFILQKRKGHGGGGGGLAGLLVGTLDVVLDSSARMAPFRILYQTPDSLSYWIIAHGTSRKEITEHWEWLEHNMLQTLSIFENENDITTFVKGKVQGIIAEYNKNHDVKEDDDTDKFKEASSKFRKLFGMPEEEKLVNYYSCSYWKGKVPRQGWLYLSINHLCFYSYLLGKEVKLVVRWADITQLEKSATLLLPDGIKVSTRSHEHIFSVFLNINETFKLAEQLANIAMRQLLDNKGFEEDRSLPKLKKKSPKKVSALKRDLDARAKSERYRALFRLPKDEKLDGHTDCTLWTPFNKMHILGQMFVSTNYICFTSKEEMQCSLIIPLREVTIVEKADSSNVLPSPVSISTKNRMTFLFANLKDRDFLVQRISDFLQQTPSKSCQERELTGSLNSSDDEVYSQHGSLLSSSPQHSLGSEGERTFNLNDSTVPTATQALMTMYRRRSPEEFNPKLAKEFLKEQAWKNHFAEYGQGVCMYRTEKTKELVLKGIPESMRGELWLLFSGAINEMATHPGYYEDLVERSMGKYNLATEEIERDLHRSLPEHPAFQNEIGIAALRRVLTAYAFRNPNIGYCQAMNIVTSVLLLYAKEEEAFWLLVALCERMLPDYYNTRVVGALVDQGVFEELAREYVPQLYDCMQDLGVISTISLSWFLTLFLSVMPFESAVVVVDCFFYDGIKVIFQLALSVLHANIHQLLGCKDDGEAMTVLGRYLDNVTNKDSTLPPILHLHSLLTDNGEPHPEVDIFKLVRSSYEKFGSIRADVIEQMRFKQRLRVIQTIEDTTKRNVVRTIVTETAFGMDELEELYVLFKAEHLTSCYWGGSSNPTERHDPSLPYLEQYRIDMEQFKGLFNLLFPWANGTHSDALAMRFFRLLDQNGDAFINFREFINGLGILCHGDLTEKLKLLYKMHILPEMMSEQEEPDSAFEATQYFFEDITPETSMGQDAKNRSEKDDGFVRVTFKTEKVKKLNNPDYRHYLKLWNQETRSKTEHTKDLPKLNQTQFIELCKTLYSMFSEDAAEQELYHATATVTSLLLEMGEVGKLFCAARRDHAEVCKTDPFVSERKPSPCEERNGQDCEPSPPMQDIKLEDSSPKDNAASSSAMLISDDEAKDDTSVSSYSVLSAGSHDMDDKLQCEDIADDTVLVRSGGKNNGGGSSSGGRALPHSTSVDKDWAITFEQFLASVLTEQALVRYFEKPVDVTARITNAKNIRKVRRPLLSTSDYEISLSG; translated from the exons GTTTGCTGGTGGGAACCTTGGACGTGGTGCTGGATTCAAGTGCCCGAATGGCCCCCTTCAGGATCCTGTACCAAACCCCGGACTCACTGTCCTACTGGATCATCGCTCACG GAACGTCACGTAAAGAGATCACGGAGCACTGGGAGTGGCTGGAGCACAACATGCTGCAGACTCTCTCCATCTTTGAGAATGAGAACGACATAACCACCTTTGTCAAAGGAAAAGTCCAG GGTATCATCGCAGAATACAACAAGAACCATGACGTCAAAGAGGACGATGACACGGACAAGTTCAAAGAGGCCAGCTCCAAGTTTCGCAAGTTGTTTGGCATGCCGGAGGAGGAGAAGCTGGTCAACTATTACTCCTGCAGCTACTGGAAGGGCAAGGTGCCCCGGCAAGGGTGGCTCTACCTCAGCATCAACCACCTGTGCTTCTACTCCTACCTACTGGGCAAAGAAG TCAAACTGGTGGTGCGCTGGGCGGACATCACGCAGCTGGAGAAGAGCGCCACCCTCCTGCTGCCCGACGGCATCAAGGTCAGCACGCGCAGCCATGAGCACATCTTCTCAGTCTTCCTCAACATCAACGAGACCTTCAAGCTGGCGGAGCAGCTGGCCAACATAGCCATGCGTCAGCTCCTGGACAACAAGGGCTTCGAGGAGGACCGCTCGCTGCCCAAACTCAAGAAAAAGTCACCTAAGAAGGTGTCAGCCCTCAAGAG GGACTTGGATGCTAGAGCCAAGAGCGAGCGCTACAGGGCACTGTTCCGTCTGCCCAAAGATGAAAAACTGGATGGGCACACAGACTGCACCCTTTGGACCCCCTTTAACAAAATGCACATCCTCGGACAGATGTTTGTCTCCACCAACTACATCTGCTTCACCAGCAAGGAGGAGATGCAGTGCAGCCTCATCATTCCACTTCGGGAG GTGACCATTGTGGAGAAGGCAGACAGCTCCAACGTGCTGCCCAGCCCGGTCTCCATCAGCACCAAGAATCGCATGACTTTCCTGTTTGCCAACCTGAAGGACCGAGACTTTCTGGTGCAGAGGATCTCCGACTTCCTACAGCAGACCCCTTCCAAGAGCTGCCAGGAGCGGGAACTCACAGGCAGCCTCAACAGCTCTGATGATGAG GTTTACTCCCAGCATGGATCGTTGCTCTCCAgcagcccgcagcacagtctggGTTCAGAGGGCGAGCGGACCTTCAACTTGAATGACAGCACCGTGCCCACTGCCACGCAGGCCCTCATGACCATGTACCGCCGCCGCTCGCCAGAGGAGTTCAATCCCAAACTG GCTAAAGAGTTTCTGAAGGAGCAGGCATGGAAGAACCATTTTGCCGAGTACGGCCAGGGGGTGTGCATGTACCGTACAGAGAAGACCAAAGAACTGGTCCTGAAAGGCATCCCTGAGAGCATGAGAGGCGAGCTCTGGCTGCTCTTCTCCG GGGCCATCAACGAGATGGCCACCCATCCCGGCTATTACGAAGACCTGGTGGAGAGGTCGATGGGGAAATACAACCTAGCGACAGAGGAAATTGAGCGAGACCTTCACCGCTCGCTGCCGGAGCACCCCGCTTTCCAAAATGAGATCGGTATCGCTGCCCTCCGCCGGGTCCTCACGGCCTACGCCTTCAGAAACCCCAACATCGGATACTGCCAG GCCATGAATATCGTGACATCGGTGTTGCTGCTCTACGCTAAAGAGGAGGAGGCCTTCTGGTTGTTGGTAGCGCTTTGTGAGAGGATGCTGCCAGACTACTACAACACCAGGGTTGTAG GAGCTCTGGTTGATCAAGGTGTGTTCGAGGAGCTGGCCCGCGAGTACGTCCCCCAGCTGTACGACTGCATGCAGGACCTCGGCGTCATCTCCACCATCTCGCTCTCCTGGTTCCTCACCCTCTTCCTGTCAGTCATGCCCTTTGAGAGCgccgtggtggtggtggacTGCTTCTTCTACGACGGCATCAAGGTGATCTTTCAGCTGGCGCTGTCCGTGCTGCATGCCAACATCCACCAGCTGCTGGGGTGCAAGGACGATGGCGAGGCAATGACGGTGCTGGGCAG GTACCTGGACAACGTGACCAATAAGGACAGCACCTTGCCACCCATCCTACATCTGCACTCCTTGCTGACGGACAATGGAGAACCACATCCAGAGGTGGACATCTTCAAACTGGTCCGCAGTTCTTATGAG AAATTTGGCTCCATCCGAGCGGACGTCATCGAACAGATGCGTTTCAAACAGAGGCTGAGGGTCATCCAAACcattgaagatacaacaaaacGCAACGTG GTAAGAACGATTGTAACAGAGACTGCCTTCGGCATGGACGAGTTGGAGGAGCTCTATGTCCTCTTCAAG GCGGAACACCTGACTAGCTGCTACTGGGGAGGCAGCAGCAACCCAACGGAGCGCCACGACCCCAGCCTGCCCTACCTGGAGCAGTACCGCATTGACATGGAGCAGTTCAAGGGCCTCTTCAACCTCCTGTTTCCTTGGGCCAACGGCACCCACTCGGACGCCTTGGCCATGCGCTTCTTTCGCCTGCTGGACCAGAACGGGGACGCCTTCATCAATTTCCGGGAGTTCATCAACGGCCTTG GCATTCTATGTCACGGGGACCTCACAGAGAAGCTGAAGCTCCTCTACAAGATGCACATTTTACCTG AGATGATGAGTGAACAGGAAGAACCTGACTCCGCCTTCGAGGCCACTCAGTACTTCTTTGAGGACATCACCCCGGAAACGTCAATGG GCCAGGACGCAAAAAACCGAAGCGAGAAGGATGATGGCTTTGTCAGGGTTACGTTTAAGACAGAAAAGG TGAAGAAACTCAACAATCCCGACTACCGCCACTACCTGAAACTGTGGAACCAGGAAACCAGGTCTAAAACGGAGCACACTAAAGATCTTCCCAAGCTGAATCAG ACCCAGTTCATCGAGCTGTGCAAGACCCTGTACAGCATGTTTAGTGAGGACGCGGCCGAGCAGGAGCTGTACCATGCCACCGCCACAGTCACCAGTCTGCTGCTAGAAATGGGAGAGGTGGGCAAGCTGTTCTGCGCAGCTCGCAGGGATCACGCCGAGGTATGCAAAACCGACCCCTTTGTCTCGGAGCGCAAGCCGAGCCCCTGCGAGGAGAGGAACGGTCAGGACTGTGAGCCATCGCCACCCATGCAGGACATCAAGCTGGAGGACTCATCCCCCAAAGACAACGCCGCCTCGTCGTCCGCCATGCTTATCTCCGACGACGAGGCCAAAGACGACACGTCGGTGTCGTCGTACTCTGTGCTCAGCGCCGGGTCCCATGACATGGACGACAAGCTGCAGTGCGAAGACATCGCGGACGACACGGTGCTGGTGAGAAGCGGGGGGAAGAACAATGGCGGCGGCAGTAGCAGCGGAGGACGAGCGCTGCCTCACAGCACCAGCGTAGACAAAGACTGGGCCATCACCTTCGAGCAGTTCTTGGCATCCGTGCTCACCGAGCAGGCGCTGGTGCGCTACTTTGAGAAGCCCGTGGACGTGACGGCTCGCATTACAAACGCTAAAAACATTCGTAAAGTCAGGCGCCCCCTGCTGTCCACCAGTGACTATGAAATCTCTCTATCCGGCTAG